The proteins below are encoded in one region of Xenopus laevis strain J_2021 chromosome 8L, Xenopus_laevis_v10.1, whole genome shotgun sequence:
- the psmb7.2.L gene encoding proteasome subunit beta 7 L homeolog, whose protein sequence is MLPALSTYDPPCGGFSFENCPRNTFLQDQGPQLGLQPPKARKTGTTIAGIIYKDGVILGADRRATDDMVVADKNCAKIHYITDNIYCCGAGVAADAENVTQLLSSNLHIHAMSTGRQPRVCTANRILKQMLYRYQGHIGASIIVGGVDIKGPHLYSIYPHGSTDAVPFTALGSGSAAAIAVLEDRFKPNMELEEGKRLVTEAITAGIMCDLGSGSGVDLCIITKEEARVLRGHTNTETRGKRLASYRYARGTTPVLGETITQLELVEESVQIMETDETF, encoded by the exons ATGCTGCCAGCACTCTCTACATATGATCCCCCATGTGGAGGCTTTAGTTTTGAGAACTGCCCCAG GAACACCTTTCTCCAGGACCAGGGACCTCAACTTGGCCTTCAACCACCAAAAGCCAGGAAGACAGGGACCACTATTGCTGGAATTATATATAAG GATGGGGTGATATTAGGAGCAGACAGAAGAGCTACCGATGATATGGTAGTTGCTGATAAAAACTGTGCCAAGATTCATTACATCACTGACAATATATA CTGCTGTGGAGCAGGGGTGGCTGCTGATGCAGAAAATGTGACTCAGCTCCTGTCCTCAAACCTCCATATTCATGCAATGAGCACTGGAAGACAGCCACGAGTCTGCACTGCTAACAGAATTCTGAAACAGATGCTGTACAG ATACCAGGGTCACATCGGGGCATCTATTATAGTAGGGGGAGTGGATATCAAAGGTCCCCATCTCTACAGTATATACCCACATGGATCAACTGATGCAGTTCCGTTCACTGCACTTG GATCTGGATCCGCTGCAGCTATAGCTGTTTTAGAGGACCGCTTCAAACCTAATATGGAG CTGGAAGAGGGGAAGCGTCTTGTCACTGAGGCTATCACTGCAGGAATTATGTGTGACCTGGGTTCAGGGAGTGGAGTGGATCTATGTATAATTACAAAAGAAGAGGCCCGTGTCCTAAGAGGCCACACAAACACTGAGACCCGGGGAAAGAG GTTGGCTTCTTATCGTTATGCTCGTGGGACAACCCCTGTGCTGGGAGAAACCATCACACAACTGGAGTTGGTAGAAGAATCCGTTCAGATCATGGAAACTGATGAAACATTCTAG
- the cenpa.L gene encoding histone H3-like centromeric protein A: MRPGSTPPSRRKSRPPRRVSPPLPTTSRTSPRRPHAQQQRRASRASPKKRFRPGTRALMEIRKYQKSTELLIRKAPFSRLVREVCMTYACGMNYNWQSMALMALQEASEAFLVRLFEDSYLCSLHAKRVTLYVQDIQLARRIRGVNEGLG, translated from the exons ATGAGACCGGGCTCCACTCCTCCATCCCGCAGGAAATCCCGCCCACCCAGGAGAGTGTCACCACCTTTGCCAACAACATCCAGAACAA GTCCACGAAGACCACATGCACAACAGCAAAGGAGAGCATCCAGAGCGAGCCCCAAGAAGCGATTCCGCCCGGGTACAAGAGCTCTCATGGAGATCCGCAAATACCAGAAATCCACTGAGCTGCTCATCAGAAAGGCTCCCTTCTCCAGACTG GTTAGAGAAGTGTGTATGACATATGCTTGTGGCATGAATTACAACTGGCAGTCTATGGCACTTATGGCTTTGCAAGAG GCTTCGGAGGCATTCCTTGTCCGATTATTTGAAGACTCTTACCTCTGCAGTTTACATGCCAAGCGGGTGACCCTTTATGTGCAGGACATCCAGTTAGCCAGAAGGATACGTGGGGTTAATGAGGGACTGGGGTAA